The genomic region AATTCCTCGTGAATTTTTGTCCCCGGAAAAGGAGTTAATACTGTCATTTGCAGCGTATCTATTTTCTGCTTTAGTGCGAATTTAAGGGTATCAGTAATTGTATTTTCATTATCATTATCGCTTCCTAAAACAAACATACCGTGGATTTTAATTTTCTTTTTATGGAAAGACTTGATCGCAAATACTATATCTTCAAGGCTTTGATTCTTTTTATAATCCTGGAGGGTTTTAAGATTAACCGACTCAAATCCAATACAAGCAACTGCGCAACCTGCTTTACTCATAAGGCTAAGCAAAGAATTATCTTTTGCCACATCGCATCTTACCTGGCAACTCCAATCACGAATCTTGTTTTTAAGTATTAACTCCAGCAGCGTACGTGTGCGTTTTGGGTAAGCGGTAAAATTATCGTCGCAGAAAAACCATGAGTTTACTTTTCTAGACGACAACTCTTCCATCACATTCTCAGCACTGCGGAAGCGGTATTTCCTGCCAAACATCTTTGTCACGGAACAAAAAGTACAATCAAAAGGGCATCCCCTTGATGTAGAAATCGGAGTAATTATTGAAGGCAATTTATAGCCTTTTATCAAAGAAAAATCGGGAAATGGCAGTTTATCCAAATTTTGTACGGCCTTTCCCTGCACGATCGGATCTTTTATTAAACCCTCTACTATATCAACAATCACTTCTTCTGCCTCGCCCACAACTACCTGCCTTGCGTATTGCAAAGCTTCATCAGGAAGAAGGCTTGCGTGCACTCCTCCTATGATAACTTTTTCTTTAGGAAAATGCTTTGCTATTTCATAGCCTCTTTTAGCAGTTGACGTAAGGATAGAAATCCCGATTAAGTCAGCTTTTAGCTTACTATAATCGGGTTTAAAAATATCCTCATGGTAAATTTCAACCTCATGGCCTCTCTCCCTTAAGATTGTCCCTAAATACACAGGGCCCAAAAGAGGCATACGTAATTTACTATAAACTGTTGCGCCTGCCGAAACAGGTTCAATAAATACTATTTTCATGCTCTTAATTTGCCTATAAAGATTAAGCTACAACCTTTATATCAATTGCGCGTGGGCCTTTATCGGATTTCTCAATCTCAAATTCAACCTTAGTCTCTTCTGTCAGGTTTTCGAATTTCTCTCCGATAAGGCTTGATTTATGGAAAAACACTTCTCTGCCGTCTGTATCGCTGATAAAACCAAACCCTCTGTCTAAAACCACCTTCTTGATCTTTCCTGTATGCATGCTTCCTCCCTTGCAAAAAAAATGTGCTCAGCCCCTTATTGGAACTGAGCACATTCTCTTTTAGGTTATTTTATAACTTGACAACTTTAGTTGCTTGTTCACCTTTAGGACCTTTTTCAATTTCAAACTCAACTTCCTGTCCATCGGTTAAAGTTTTATATCCTTCACCCTGAATTGCGGAATGATGCACAAATACATCACTACCAG from Candidatus Omnitrophota bacterium harbors:
- a CDS encoding radical SAM protein, with the translated sequence MKIVFIEPVSAGATVYSKLRMPLLGPVYLGTILRERGHEVEIYHEDIFKPDYSKLKADLIGISILTSTAKRGYEIAKHFPKEKVIIGGVHASLLPDEALQYARQVVVGEAEEVIVDIVEGLIKDPIVQGKAVQNLDKLPFPDFSLIKGYKLPSIITPISTSRGCPFDCTFCSVTKMFGRKYRFRSAENVMEELSSRKVNSWFFCDDNFTAYPKRTRTLLELILKNKIRDWSCQVRCDVAKDNSLLSLMSKAGCAVACIGFESVNLKTLQDYKKNQSLEDIVFAIKSFHKKKIKIHGMFVLGSDNDNENTITDTLKFALKQKIDTLQMTVLTPFPGTKIHEELHTQKRIFSQDWNLYDGQHVVFYPKLISAKQLQANVLKAYTKYYSLTRSFSLLIKLHFRNAMFRFMGHGILKEWKERNRKMHWLSFVPSK
- a CDS encoding cold shock domain-containing protein produces the protein MHTGKIKKVVLDRGFGFISDTDGREVFFHKSSLIGEKFENLTEETKVEFEIEKSDKGPRAIDIKVVA
- a CDS encoding cold shock domain-containing protein, which codes for MARGKVKWFSNQKGYGFITPESGSDVFVHHSAIQGEGYKTLTDGQEVEFEIEKGPKGEQATKVVKL